The region CGATTGAACCGGGAGCGGTGCGCGTGTCCTCTTCCGTGATGAGCGCGAACCTGCTTTCATCGCGCGTTGCGGTCTATCCGGAGGATGCAAGAACGAGGGGGATCGAAGGCACCGTCGAGGTGGAGGCCGTGATCTCGAGGACAGGGGCCGTTGAGTACGCCCGTGCCGTTTCGGGAGATCCCCATCTGCGGTCTGCAGCGGAAGAGGCCGTGATGAAGTGGAGATACAAGCCTTACACGATCAACGGAACTCCGGTCCAGGCGGTCACGCAGGTACGGGTGAACTTCCGGCTGCGATAGGGTATATCCACATGCATCGGAAATTCGTTACCCGAAAATGCACGATGGCAGTCGATTCGGAGTACACACTTCTGACTTTCTCCGGGTAGCTGTCATCCTGAGCGAAGCTTCGCGGTCTTATCGCGGGAAGCGGAGTCGAAGGATCTGCGGTTTACCGGCCTCAACTACCATCCCACACCGCAGATCCTTCGACTCAGCGCTGGCGCGCTCCGCTCAGGATGACACCTGTGGAAAGCAGGTCTCTATGTGGATGCAGCCCAAAGGATTGTAAGAACAACAAAAAGAGCTCCCCTGAAGGGAGCCCTTTTCGTTGTTAGGCGTCTTATCCGGCTGCCTACTTCACGCCCTCGCGCAGCAGGGCATCGGCAGACCACAACACCGGGGCTTGTCCGTGGAAGTCGCCTGTGCGGCGCTTGCGCTGGTAGTAGTACTCGAGCGAGTCTTTCTTACCTGTTCCCTCACAGACCTGGGTCACGTCGTAGTTCTGGTCGACGTAGCCGACGACGGCGATCCACGCCTTGCGGGCCGCTGGGCCGTAGGTCTTTGCGTCCAGCCATCCATGCTTGACGCCGGTGATCATGCCGAAGGCGAACATCGCGGAGCTGGAGCTTTCGGGCCACGCATCGTCCTTGTCGATCAGCTGACGCCACATGCCATCCTTGCCCTGGTACTTCAGCAGCGAGGCCATCATCAGTTTGTAACCCTTCATGATGCGCGCGCGGTCGGGATGGTTCTGCGGCAGCTCGGTCAGCATCTCGGCCATGCCGGCGGCCACCCATCCATCGCCGCGGCCCCAGAAGTACTTCACATCGGGCGCGTGATAAAAGAGGCCATTCGGCTGTTGCAGCTTATCGAGATAGGCCACCATCTCCTTGGCGTCTCGGTCGAGATACTTCTTGTCGCCGGTCGCGCGGTAGGCCTCAAGCTGCAGCATCGTCAGCATGTACATGTCGTCGATCCAGAAGCGGGTCTCAGCGGAGAGGCCATCCGGCTGCGGATTCTCCCACTGGCGGTCGGCCCACCACACACCCTCCTTGAGGAACTTCGCATCCTTGGTCTCACGTGCGATCTCCAGCGGAACGACACCGAAGATGGAGTCGTCGACATGGTGACGGACGGGACGGCGCGCCTCCTCGGCTCCACCGGGCATCAGGGGCTCAAACTTCTTGATCAGCGCATCGCGCAGGGCGGTGTCGTGCGTCAGCTCCGCAAACTGCAGAGCGCCATACCAGGTGCAGACCTCGGAGTAATGGATGGTCTTGGTGTACTGGTGCGGGCTGGTGACGAAGTGATCGGCCAGGTGCTTGCCTACTTCCTGGGGACTGGTTCCCGAAGGCCAGTTGGTAAAGTAGCTCTCCTGCGCGACCCCGGTCGCAGCCATCGAACATACAAGCAAACATCCGGCAAACACGCCTTTCAGTGACATTGCGTTTTACGTCCTTCCATCATCAGGTTTTTGGGTCCGGCCTATTCTAAATAGCGCGATGTACGGCTGCCTATAACCATTGTGAAATATTTTATCTTTTGAAAGTCATCTCCCCTGAGACGCAGGAAGTTCCTCTTTCCGCTCTGCCATACTCTCTGTATGACCAGTCCGCATGCCTCCTTCTCTTCGCAGCAAGTATTGGAGATGGAGACCATCGCCGCCATCTCCACGCCTCCCGGCCGCGGCGGCATTGGCATCGTCCGGTTCTCCGGAAGTCGTGCGAGGGCGATTGCGGAGAGGATGGTCCGGTTGGCGCAGCCGCTGGAGCCTGGCCGTGCTCGCTTTGGGCACGTTGTCGATCCTTCCACCGGCGAAGTCATGGATGAGGTCGTCGTGACCTTCTTCGCTGCGCCGCACTCATACACCTCGGAAGATATCGTTGAGATCGCGATGCACGGCTCTCCCGTGCTGCTGAACTATGCGCTGGAGCGCGCACTGGGGGCAGGAGCGCGGCTCGCCGAGCCGGGCGAGTTTACGGAGCGGGCCTTTCTCTCCGGACGGCTGGATCTTACCCAGGCCGAGGCTGTCCGTGACCTGATCGATGCGAATACGCTGCATCAGGCTCGCGTTGCTGCGCAGCAGATGGGTGGCTCGCTCTCGCGCAGGGTCGCTCCTATTAAGGACCAGCTGATTGCTCTGATCGCCGGACTCGAAGCCGGGGTGGACTTTGCCGAAGACGACATCGACACTATGCCCGCCAAGGAGATCACAGCGCGGCTGGAAGCCGTGGCAGCTCCTCTGCGTGAGTTGGAACGCAGCTTCGGATATGGGCGACTGGTGCATGACGGCCTCAGGCTTGCGATTGTCGGCAGGCCGAACGTGGGCAAGTCATCGCTCTTCAACCGGCTGGTGGAGCGCGACCGCGCTATCGTCACCCCGGTGGCTGGAACCACGCGTGACCTGGTGACCGAGAGAGTCGCGATCGAAGGCATTCCCGTCGAGCTGATCGACACCGCTGGCCTGCGCGAGACCAGCGACGAGATTGAGAGTATCGGGATTACAAAGTCGCGCGAGGCGATGGCCGATGCCGATCTTGTTCTGATGGTGTTGGACGGGGCATCCCCGCATCCGCACCCTGAAGATGCGAGCACGCTGGCTTCGATGACAGGAAGACCGGTGCTGATCGCCGCCAACAAGCTGGATCTATGCACGTCTGATCCGGAAACCCCCGAAAGAGGAATGTCTGATCTGAAACTGCAGCAGAGCATTCCGGTTGTGCGAACCTCGGCGATCACGGGCGAGGGTATCGAAGAGTTGCGAAAGGCGATCCTGAAGATTGCAACCAATGGCGCATCCAGCCAGGAGACAGCATTGATCACCAATCTGCGGCAGAGACAGGCGGTCACAGATGCGCTCGCCGGGCTGGGCCGTGCAGGCGAAGGCGTGGGTGCAGGACTGCCGCATGAGGTTCTGCTGGTCGATCTCTACGATGCGCTGGGCGCGCTCGACCGCCTGACCGGAGCCACGACTGCTGACGACATTCTGCACCTGATCTTCTCGAGCTTCTGCATCGGAAAATAGAGTTCGTTCCACATCAGGCCCGGTTGAGGAACTGCCTGCAGTCCCAATCTCCACATGTGACCTCTGATACCATCCTTCCGAATCAAAAAATGATCTGAGGAGAGCCATGTCTATTACCCCATCCCGTCGCAGCTTTCTGATCGCCAGCGGTCTTACCGCGCTGGGCGCAACCCGCGCGCTGGGCGCCAATGACAAGATTCGTGTCGGAGTGATCGGCGCAGGTGGCCGCATGGGCCAACTGCTCGCCTCTGCCGACGCCTGCGGCACACCCTTTGAGATCGTTGCCGTCAGCGATGTTTACGCTCCCCGAC is a window of Edaphobacter sp. 12200R-103 DNA encoding:
- a CDS encoding glycoside hydrolase family 105 protein, which encodes MAATGVAQESYFTNWPSGTSPQEVGKHLADHFVTSPHQYTKTIHYSEVCTWYGALQFAELTHDTALRDALIKKFEPLMPGGAEEARRPVRHHVDDSIFGVVPLEIARETKDAKFLKEGVWWADRQWENPQPDGLSAETRFWIDDMYMLTMLQLEAYRATGDKKYLDRDAKEMVAYLDKLQQPNGLFYHAPDVKYFWGRGDGWVAAGMAEMLTELPQNHPDRARIMKGYKLMMASLLKYQGKDGMWRQLIDKDDAWPESSSSAMFAFGMITGVKHGWLDAKTYGPAARKAWIAVVGYVDQNYDVTQVCEGTGKKDSLEYYYQRKRRTGDFHGQAPVLWSADALLREGVK
- the mnmE gene encoding tRNA uridine-5-carboxymethylaminomethyl(34) synthesis GTPase MnmE — protein: MTSPHASFSSQQVLEMETIAAISTPPGRGGIGIVRFSGSRARAIAERMVRLAQPLEPGRARFGHVVDPSTGEVMDEVVVTFFAAPHSYTSEDIVEIAMHGSPVLLNYALERALGAGARLAEPGEFTERAFLSGRLDLTQAEAVRDLIDANTLHQARVAAQQMGGSLSRRVAPIKDQLIALIAGLEAGVDFAEDDIDTMPAKEITARLEAVAAPLRELERSFGYGRLVHDGLRLAIVGRPNVGKSSLFNRLVERDRAIVTPVAGTTRDLVTERVAIEGIPVELIDTAGLRETSDEIESIGITKSREAMADADLVLMVLDGASPHPHPEDASTLASMTGRPVLIAANKLDLCTSDPETPERGMSDLKLQQSIPVVRTSAITGEGIEELRKAILKIATNGASSQETALITNLRQRQAVTDALAGLGRAGEGVGAGLPHEVLLVDLYDALGALDRLTGATTADDILHLIFSSFCIGK